GATCGGATCAGACCGTATGATGGCAGCCTTAGCAAAAGCACGTCACACTATTTTAAAACCATATCTTAACCCCGAGCATATTGGAATTGGATCGATTAATTCTCCAATGCAATGTATGATGAAAGAAATTTGTGCCCAATGTCTGCAAACCCATATTGATCCTGTAACAGGCAAAGAAACCATTGTATTTTCTTGCTTCAATCAAGACCAAAATTTGGATTATGTTGATTGGCAAATTTTAAATCAAAGACTTAAACAAAATTCTTTGCAGGAAAAATTAACAAAACAATGGATTGATCGTTGCCTACAACAACTTTCTCTGCGATCTTATGCAGCTTAGCTTACTGGTGATGAATATATTGTGAAATACGCGTCTTTTATTTATCAAAATCAAAATTATGTGGGTCTTGTTTTTCCAGAACGCAATATCATTTATCCTATAAAAACAGATATGATTTCCTTGATTAAAGCAGGAAATATATTTATTGATACCAAAAATGCTACCCCTTTTGATTTGGATAAGGTAACTTTATTAGCCCCTATTCCTAATCCTATTAGAAATATCTTTTGTATTGGAAAAAATTACAAAGATCATATTTTAGAAGTCAAACAAACAAATACAAACCCCACTGATTCTATACCTCAATATCCTATTGTCTTTACCAAAGCAACAAATTGCGTCATTGGTACAAATACACAAATCACTTTACCCAAAGATTTAAGCACAGAAATAGATTACGAAGCAGAGCTTGCCGTTATTATTGGAAAAAAGGGCCGATTCATTAAAGCCGAACATGCACTTGATTATATTTTTGGCTACACTATTGCCAATGATTTAACCGCCCGCGATATCCAGGTACGACATAAACAATGGTTTTTAGGCAAATCTATTGATCATTTTCTTCCCCTAGGTCCATGGATTACCACAAAGGATGAGGTTGATGGTCAAAATTTAACCATATCTTGTTGGGTAAATGATGAATTACGCCAACATAGCAACACATCAGAAATGATTTTTAACATTGCGCATCTCATTGAAACAATTTCCACCTATGTTACACTTGA
This genomic interval from Alphaproteobacteria bacterium contains the following:
- a CDS encoding fumarylacetoacetate hydrolase family protein — its product is MKYASFIYQNQNYVGLVFPERNIIYPIKTDMISLIKAGNIFIDTKNATPFDLDKVTLLAPIPNPIRNIFCIGKNYKDHILEVKQTNTNPTDSIPQYPIVFTKATNCVIGTNTQITLPKDLSTEIDYEAELAVIIGKKGRFIKAEHALDYIFGYTIANDLTARDIQVRHKQWFLGKSIDHFLPLGPWITTKDEVDGQNLTISCWVNDELRQHSNTSEMIFNIAHLIETISTYVTLEAGDIIATGTPAGVGMGHNPPIFLKSGDRIKITIEKLGGLENVMQ